The following is a genomic window from Ciona intestinalis unplaced genomic scaffold, KH HT000355.1, whole genome shotgun sequence.
gcccgctatgcgaggataaataagttacatacgtggtaacttgtaagcgagcacgaggtgtatgaaacagaacacccgtgttgtaacgactgtcattgcccgccatgcgaggataaataagttacatacgtggtaacttgtaagcggcacgaggtgtatgaaacaaaacacccgtgttataacgactgctgttgccccgccatgcgaggatgaatacgttacatacgtggtaacttgtaagcggccacgaggtatatgaaacaaaacaaccgtgttataacgactgtcatttgtccgctatgcgaggataaataagttacatacgtggtaacttgtaagcgagcacgaggtgtatgaaacagaacacccgtgttataacgactgtcatttgcccgccatgcgaggataaataagttacatacgtggtaacttgtaagcggccacgaggtatatgaaacaaaacaaccgtgttataacgccttGGCCCTACCAAACATAAGCTATACATGTCTTACATGATAGAATGGTAGAATTTTGAGTTAACAtacaaaattatgttttaacgttttcattctgttaAATTTAATCGTCGTAACATCAACCACTGATAGTTGGCATCAACTTGATGGCATCGAATATTACATTGAGTATACAGCAGTGAATGGAGTTGATAAAGCTAACGAAAGTTGTCAATCAATGGACGCCATTCTAGCTGTTGTTAATTCTCGACGAATTCAAGATTTTCTCGTGAAAAATATTGATACGACTAAGTTAACAGGTAGCCAAATATTAATGACATTATTACGGACCATTGTGTGTGGGTTTTagatttattgtgttttatgttttttaggtAAACCATATTCCTTCTTCATTGGTTTGAGTCGTACCAGTCCAACTACATTGCAATGGTCGGATGGAACAACAACTGATACATCAGTCTTCACTTATTGAGATAACAACGATGACATTTATGATTCCACCAAACTTTGTGTTACTATGGGATGGGATGGAGCTTTTGACGAATCATTTAAGTGGAAGATCGTACGTTGCGGCGATACCCATCGTTTTATTTGTCAAAGTAGGTAGCATATAATAAAACGCTCGCTTTCATTTGTACGGTTAACGGTACTATCATaccataaataaaacacagtttataccgtggggtaagattttAGAGGGTGAGgttactgttatataattttgtaagtaTTTTTTCCCAAACGAGACGaataataagaataaaaacatgtcccatcttccccattctAATAATGTAAtgcttttacaaaaaaaaatacggAAAGTCACGGTAGaacagcagttgttataacagacTAAAAATAAGTAGAACTTAATCGATGAAAGACGTGACCGTTACAACCAACAAAAACATTGCGATGtcgatttaattaaaaaataaaccgcGATTTCCCTTTTATACagaaactgttaaaacaactaCAGAAGCAACAACTGAAGTACAAACGACAACAAACAGTGAAAggggtaatttatttttggtgCACCatgatgtatgaatacaccttgtgtgtctggtgtataagaagacacccatgttataactcgacagtgagcatgaggtgtatgaatacaccttgtgtgtctggtgtataagaagacacccatgttataactcgacagtgagcatgaggtgtatgagtacaccatgtgtgtctggtgtgtaagaagacacccatgttataactcgacagtgagcatgaggtgtatgagtacaccatgtgtgtctggtgtataagaaaccAGCACCCAAGCTGCTgtgtatgttgtttataagttatgtaatatattgtatgaatacaccttgtgtgtcTGTAATATACTCAAGGATTAAAAATCggtggtaaatatatattttacgttgtgtttgtgttaaataaCTGCCTCTGTTTTGTGTAGGGTATACCGAGACTACTTCTGGTATAGAACATAAGGAAACAAGTGGTTCGAGTGCGGGTCTTTATGCAGCTACAAGTGTTGGGGCAGTCATTGTCATCGTATTATGTGGAGTAATCTGCATAAAGTATTACAGGTTAGAATATGTAGGCCAAATGTCCCacgcccacagtcgagttgctgaagctattgtagtgAATAAgtagacatgacttttggttggtttggtcatttatatcctcgtgggtgggaacttgagtgacttatccatggttgccactcccatgcccacagttgagttgctgaagctattgcagtgtgtggatgagcagacatgacttttggttggtttggtcatttatatcctcgtgggtggaaacttgagtgacttatccatggttgccactcccatgcccacagtcgagttgctaaaGCTATTACAATGTGttgataagcagacatgacttttggttggtttggtcatttatagaCCAGGACATTATAAGCACAACCAATACCCATATGGCTTGTtttgcttaaaaataaaaaaaacttttttacagaaacaaaTCTCCGGCTAGTGATGTCACAGTGACGTATGCCGTACCGAATGAaggtataaaaactttattttatgtctgtgattaaaatatttaa
Proteins encoded in this region:
- the LOC100179792 gene encoding uncharacterized protein LOC100179792 — encoded protein: MGWDGAFDESFKWKIVRCGDTHRFICQKTVKTTTEATTEVQTTTNSERGYTETTSGIEHKETSGSSAGLYAATSVGAVIVIVLCGVICIKYYRNKSPASDVTVTYAVPNEDYTPASVNNVLYETSGETSQDIYAVANKVDPVYSCAEAGPSHDVSDVDFRGADGPYVCAQENLPIDDNMGVDSPKDVYAKVAKGPPKNDVYAKVAKEPPKNDVYAKVLK